The window GTTATCGGTCGTGGTGGTGCTGATGTTGAGCGTTTGCGCAGCGAATTATCAAAATTAGTCGATACTTACAAGGGCCAGCACAAGCGTGTCAATATTAATATTGTTGAGATTCGTAAGCCCGACTTAAATGCTCACCTTGTTGGCCAACAAATTGCTGCTGACTTGGAAAGGCGTGTTGCTTTCCGTCGCGCGATGCGTGGAGCTATTCAACGCGTTCAACGTGCTGGTGCTAAAGGTGTTCGCACAATGGTATCTGGCCGTTTGAATGGAGCTGATATTGCTCGTAAAGAACAATACACTGAGGGAACTGTTCCTCTGCATACTTTGCGTGCTGATATTGATTATTCTTGGGATGAAGCAATGACTTCTTATGGTAACCTTGGCATTAAAACATGGATTTATCGTGGCGATGCCGAAAACGGTCAATTCATTAAAGACGAGGATGTTGCTGCTGCAGCAAATAATCGCGGTCGCGGTAATAATCGTGGTCGTGGAAATGGTCGTCCAAATAATAGTCGTTCTCGTCGCCCTCGCCAGGATCAAGCTTCTACTCAAGGACGAGGAGGTAATAACTAATGTTAGTT of the Oenococcus sp. UCMA 16435 genome contains:
- the rpsC gene encoding 30S ribosomal protein S3, with the protein product MGQKINPIGFRVGVIRDWDAKWYADKKEYVPALQEDLRIRKYLETNLKDAAVDRITIERTEPTRINLTIHTAKPGIVIGRGGADVERLRSELSKLVDTYKGQHKRVNINIVEIRKPDLNAHLVGQQIAADLERRVAFRRAMRGAIQRVQRAGAKGVRTMVSGRLNGADIARKEQYTEGTVPLHTLRADIDYSWDEAMTSYGNLGIKTWIYRGDAENGQFIKDEDVAAAANNRGRGNNRGRGNGRPNNSRSRRPRQDQASTQGRGGNN